The Coffea arabica cultivar ET-39 chromosome 1e, Coffea Arabica ET-39 HiFi, whole genome shotgun sequence genome has a window encoding:
- the LOC140013644 gene encoding plasmodesmata-located protein 2-like isoform X2 has product MGSSCILSILLLTSFINLGFSADYTSLVYKGCADQKFQDPTGDYSKSLENLLDTLTSRSSSTKFYKATSGQGQSAIIGLFQCRGDLSSNDCNNCVKKTPDVSRRLCGNAIAVRVQLGGCYLRYEASGFRQVNATELLFKICGSTQASGSGFQDRLDAALGEIAKGVGSSGNGFYTGGYQSVYVLGQCEGDLASGGCADCVKAASQRAKSECPASISAQIYLQQCYISYTYYPNGVPPRSLSSSGSGGPNTQKTVAIVLGGIVGVGLVIAVLSVMRSGLKKKGRPKDTGGY; this is encoded by the exons ATGGGTTCCTCTTGCATCCTCTCTATCTTGCTCTTAACTTCGTTCATCAATCTGGGGTTTTCTGCTGATTACACAAGTTTGGTATACAAAGGATGTGCCGACCAAAAATTCCAAGACCCGACTGGGGATTACTCAAAGTCCCTCGAGAATCTGCTGGACACCCTGACCTCTCGATCTTCCTCAACCAAGTTCTACAAAGCCACGAGCGGTCAGGGCCAATCAGCCATCATTGGGCTGTTCCAATGCAGAGGTGACCTCTCCAGTAATGACTGCAACAATTGCGTGAAGAAAACCCCGGACGTGTCCCGGAGATTGTGTGGCAATGCTATTGCCGTCAGAGTTCAGCTGGGAGGCTGTTATTTAAGGTACGAGGCGTCGGGGTTTAGGCAGGTGAACGCCACCGAGTTGCTGTTCAAGATTTGTGGGTCGACTCAGGCGAGTGGGAGTGGGTTTCAGGATAGATTGGACGCGGCTTTGGGGGAGATAGCCAAGGGTGTGGGGAGTAGTGGGAATGGGTTTTACACGGGTGGGTACCAGTCGGTGTATGTGTTGGGCCAGTGTGAAGGTGATTTAGCAAGTGGGGGCTGCGCGGACTGCGTGAAAGCCGCCAGCCAGAGGGCTAAAAGTGAATGCCCCGCCTCTATTTCAGCTCAGATTTATCTTCAACAGTGCTATATTAGCTATACATACTATCCCAATGGGGTCCCCCCCAGATCACTGTCATCGTCGGGATCAGGAG GGCCAAACACGCAGAAGACGGTGGCTATTGTGTTGGGAGGGATTGTGGGGGTTGGCTTGGTAATTGCAGTTCTCTCAGTTATGAGATCAGGACTGAAAAAAAAGGGTCGGCCCAAGGATACAGGAG GTTattaa
- the LOC140013644 gene encoding plasmodesmata-located protein 3-like isoform X1, with product MGSSCILSILLLTSFINLGFSADYTSLVYKGCADQKFQDPTGDYSKSLENLLDTLTSRSSSTKFYKATSGQGQSAIIGLFQCRGDLSSNDCNNCVKKTPDVSRRLCGNAIAVRVQLGGCYLRYEASGFRQVNATELLFKICGSTQASGSGFQDRLDAALGEIAKGVGSSGNGFYTGGYQSVYVLGQCEGDLASGGCADCVKAASQRAKSECPASISAQIYLQQCYISYTYYPNGVPPRSLSSSGSGGTGPNTQKTVAIVLGGIVGVGLVIAVLSVMRSGLKKKGRPKDTGGY from the exons ATGGGTTCCTCTTGCATCCTCTCTATCTTGCTCTTAACTTCGTTCATCAATCTGGGGTTTTCTGCTGATTACACAAGTTTGGTATACAAAGGATGTGCCGACCAAAAATTCCAAGACCCGACTGGGGATTACTCAAAGTCCCTCGAGAATCTGCTGGACACCCTGACCTCTCGATCTTCCTCAACCAAGTTCTACAAAGCCACGAGCGGTCAGGGCCAATCAGCCATCATTGGGCTGTTCCAATGCAGAGGTGACCTCTCCAGTAATGACTGCAACAATTGCGTGAAGAAAACCCCGGACGTGTCCCGGAGATTGTGTGGCAATGCTATTGCCGTCAGAGTTCAGCTGGGAGGCTGTTATTTAAGGTACGAGGCGTCGGGGTTTAGGCAGGTGAACGCCACCGAGTTGCTGTTCAAGATTTGTGGGTCGACTCAGGCGAGTGGGAGTGGGTTTCAGGATAGATTGGACGCGGCTTTGGGGGAGATAGCCAAGGGTGTGGGGAGTAGTGGGAATGGGTTTTACACGGGTGGGTACCAGTCGGTGTATGTGTTGGGCCAGTGTGAAGGTGATTTAGCAAGTGGGGGCTGCGCGGACTGCGTGAAAGCCGCCAGCCAGAGGGCTAAAAGTGAATGCCCCGCCTCTATTTCAGCTCAGATTTATCTTCAACAGTGCTATATTAGCTATACATACTATCCCAATGGGGTCCCCCCCAGATCACTGTCATCGTCGGGATCAGGAG GAACAGGGCCAAACACGCAGAAGACGGTGGCTATTGTGTTGGGAGGGATTGTGGGGGTTGGCTTGGTAATTGCAGTTCTCTCAGTTATGAGATCAGGACTGAAAAAAAAGGGTCGGCCCAAGGATACAGGAG GTTattaa
- the LOC140013644 gene encoding plasmodesmata-located protein 2-like isoform X3 — MGSSCILSILLLTSFINLGFSADYTSLVYKGCADQKFQDPTGDYSKSLENLLDTLTSRSSSTKFYKATSGQGQSAIIGLFQCRGDLSSNDCNNCVKKTPDVSRRLCGNAIAVRVQLGGCYLRYEASGFRQVNATELLFKICGSTQASGSGFQDRLDAALGEIAKGVGSSGNGFYTGGYQSVYVLGQCEGDLASGGCADCVKAASQRAKSECPASISAQIYLQQCYISYTYYPNGVPPRSLSSSGSGGY, encoded by the exons ATGGGTTCCTCTTGCATCCTCTCTATCTTGCTCTTAACTTCGTTCATCAATCTGGGGTTTTCTGCTGATTACACAAGTTTGGTATACAAAGGATGTGCCGACCAAAAATTCCAAGACCCGACTGGGGATTACTCAAAGTCCCTCGAGAATCTGCTGGACACCCTGACCTCTCGATCTTCCTCAACCAAGTTCTACAAAGCCACGAGCGGTCAGGGCCAATCAGCCATCATTGGGCTGTTCCAATGCAGAGGTGACCTCTCCAGTAATGACTGCAACAATTGCGTGAAGAAAACCCCGGACGTGTCCCGGAGATTGTGTGGCAATGCTATTGCCGTCAGAGTTCAGCTGGGAGGCTGTTATTTAAGGTACGAGGCGTCGGGGTTTAGGCAGGTGAACGCCACCGAGTTGCTGTTCAAGATTTGTGGGTCGACTCAGGCGAGTGGGAGTGGGTTTCAGGATAGATTGGACGCGGCTTTGGGGGAGATAGCCAAGGGTGTGGGGAGTAGTGGGAATGGGTTTTACACGGGTGGGTACCAGTCGGTGTATGTGTTGGGCCAGTGTGAAGGTGATTTAGCAAGTGGGGGCTGCGCGGACTGCGTGAAAGCCGCCAGCCAGAGGGCTAAAAGTGAATGCCCCGCCTCTATTTCAGCTCAGATTTATCTTCAACAGTGCTATATTAGCTATACATACTATCCCAATGGGGTCCCCCCCAGATCACTGTCATCGTCGGGATCAGGAG GTTattaa
- the LOC140013652 gene encoding probable inactive histone-lysine N-methyltransferase SUVR2 isoform X1: MEIPMHRRAPIHLLSRSLLLRSSPSQNFPISLSLLSMPYFSCNPSFLSTALSLEWPAKPHICHSCISWLARWFHVYLHCCSLVRFVTVSNSFIGTPTVRFKTSTSACLNGNGKFNNWEGCTSSLLVLAMPPNPKVAKAFRAMRDLGISEEKVKPVLKNLLKLYDKNWDLIEEENYRALADAIFDSDEAEAAERKKELENSKQQRAVREQAQEPDELGRPLKKLRSNYQGQPSEWHNSSTLLAGTSLITPKDEPVELPEVQPEKQMPQMVSTKLPNNGNRMIESHHLSCRSLETNKGQQPVSPKPLTFRERTDTSQPVSNNQSQMNMTIESVAVPHPPSLENRGKEALSPHCTSEKKMLESERSSQAVSQEKTVGRQILVQPEEEPLAGDAPVYDLRETSKEGVSSRKSCSERVPNGSVPLTAEPQVGQDTSNGAAAKVSDKSSSQLEIASSSLGDVKICLSYNISPQRPDFHVPSLAAVVKLVEEKYLKSYKNLDANFSLMKLMEDMCAGVVELGFDSCNKSAETS, translated from the exons ATGGAAATACCCATGCACAGACGCGCCCCGATTCATCTACTTTCACGCTCGCTGCTGCTCCGATCTTCTCCCTCCCAAAATTTCCCAatttcactctctcttctaAGTATGCCCTATTTCTCCTGTAATCCCTCCTTTCTCTCTACAGCTCTCTCGCTTGAGTGGCCTGCAAAACCTCATATTTGCCACTCTTG TATATCGTGGCTTGCCAGATGGTTTCATGTTTACTTACATTGCTGCTCTTTGGTAAGATTTGTCACCGTCAGCAACTCATTTATAGGCACACCAACTGTTCGATTCAAGACAAGCACTAGTGCATGTTTAAACGGGAATG GTAAGTTCAACAATTGGGAAGGCTGCACTTCTAGTTTGCTGGTGTTGGCAATGCCTCCCAATCCTAAAGTTGCAAAAGCCTTTCGTGCTATGCGGGATCTTGGAATTTCTGAAGAGAAAGTGAAACCAGTCTTGAAAAATCTCTTGAAACTGTATGATAAAAATTGGGATCTTATTGAAGAGGAAAATTATAGAGCTCTTGCTGATGCTATATTTGATAGTGATGAAGCAGAG GCTGCAGAAAGGAAGAAGGAGCTTGAGAATAGCAAA CAACAACGAGCTGTGAGGGAACAAGCTCAAGAGCCAGATGAGCTTGGACGACCTTTGAAAAAGTTGCGCTCAAATTACCAAGGGCAACCTTCAGAGTGGCACAATAGCTCTACTCTCTTGGCTGGGACTTCTCTCATAACCCCCAAAGATGAGCCAGTTGAACTACCTGAAGTGCAGCCTGAGAAACAGATGCCACAGATGGTGAGCACAAAGTTACCGAATAATGGAAACAGGATGATTGAGTCCCACCATTTATCATGTCGATCACTAGAGACGAATAAAGGACAGCAACCTGTTTCACCTAAGCCTTTGACATTCAGAGAAAGAACTGATACATCTCAGCCTGTTAGTAATAACCAAAGCCAAATGAATATGACAATTGAATCAGTTGCTGTTCCCCATCCACCGAGTCTTGAAAACAGAGGGAAGGAGGCTTTGTCACCCCATTGTACTTCAGAGAAGAAAATGTTGGAATCTGAGAGATCATCCCAGGCGGTATCCCAGGAGAAAACTGTTGGTCGTCAGATTTTGGTGCAGCCAGAAGAAGAGCCATTAGCTGGTGATGCTCCAGTATATGATCTTCGAG AGACATCCAAAGAGGGAGTTTCTTCAAGGAAAAGCTGTTCAGAAAGAGTACCAAATGGTTCTGTACCTTTAACAGCAGAACCCCAAGTAGGACAAGATACGAGTAATGGTGCTGCTGCAAAGGTCTCGGATAAATCATCTTCTCAGCTGGAGATTGCTTCGTCATCCTTGGGAGACGTGAAAATTTGTTTGAGCTACAATATTTCTCCCCAAAGACCTGATTTTCATGTGCCTAGTTTAGCTGCGGTAGTTAAGTTGGTCGAGGAAAAGTATCTCAAATCGTACAAAAACCTGGACGCAAACTTCTCCCTCATGAAGCTAATGGAGGACATGTGTGCGGGTGTTGTGGAACTAGGTTTTGACTCTTGTAATAAATCAGCAGAAACGAGTTGA
- the LOC140013652 gene encoding probable inactive histone-lysine N-methyltransferase SUVR2 isoform X2, with amino-acid sequence MPPNPKVAKAFRAMRDLGISEEKVKPVLKNLLKLYDKNWDLIEEENYRALADAIFDSDEAEAAERKKELENSKQQRAVREQAQEPDELGRPLKKLRSNYQGQPSEWHNSSTLLAGTSLITPKDEPVELPEVQPEKQMPQMVSTKLPNNGNRMIESHHLSCRSLETNKGQQPVSPKPLTFRERTDTSQPVSNNQSQMNMTIESVAVPHPPSLENRGKEALSPHCTSEKKMLESERSSQAVSQEKTVGRQILVQPEEEPLAGDAPVYDLRETSKEGVSSRKSCSERVPNGSVPLTAEPQVGQDTSNGAAAKVSDKSSSQLEIASSSLGDVKICLSYNISPQRPDFHVPSLAAVVKLVEEKYLKSYKNLDANFSLMKLMEDMCAGVVELGFDSCNKSAETS; translated from the exons ATGCCTCCCAATCCTAAAGTTGCAAAAGCCTTTCGTGCTATGCGGGATCTTGGAATTTCTGAAGAGAAAGTGAAACCAGTCTTGAAAAATCTCTTGAAACTGTATGATAAAAATTGGGATCTTATTGAAGAGGAAAATTATAGAGCTCTTGCTGATGCTATATTTGATAGTGATGAAGCAGAG GCTGCAGAAAGGAAGAAGGAGCTTGAGAATAGCAAA CAACAACGAGCTGTGAGGGAACAAGCTCAAGAGCCAGATGAGCTTGGACGACCTTTGAAAAAGTTGCGCTCAAATTACCAAGGGCAACCTTCAGAGTGGCACAATAGCTCTACTCTCTTGGCTGGGACTTCTCTCATAACCCCCAAAGATGAGCCAGTTGAACTACCTGAAGTGCAGCCTGAGAAACAGATGCCACAGATGGTGAGCACAAAGTTACCGAATAATGGAAACAGGATGATTGAGTCCCACCATTTATCATGTCGATCACTAGAGACGAATAAAGGACAGCAACCTGTTTCACCTAAGCCTTTGACATTCAGAGAAAGAACTGATACATCTCAGCCTGTTAGTAATAACCAAAGCCAAATGAATATGACAATTGAATCAGTTGCTGTTCCCCATCCACCGAGTCTTGAAAACAGAGGGAAGGAGGCTTTGTCACCCCATTGTACTTCAGAGAAGAAAATGTTGGAATCTGAGAGATCATCCCAGGCGGTATCCCAGGAGAAAACTGTTGGTCGTCAGATTTTGGTGCAGCCAGAAGAAGAGCCATTAGCTGGTGATGCTCCAGTATATGATCTTCGAG AGACATCCAAAGAGGGAGTTTCTTCAAGGAAAAGCTGTTCAGAAAGAGTACCAAATGGTTCTGTACCTTTAACAGCAGAACCCCAAGTAGGACAAGATACGAGTAATGGTGCTGCTGCAAAGGTCTCGGATAAATCATCTTCTCAGCTGGAGATTGCTTCGTCATCCTTGGGAGACGTGAAAATTTGTTTGAGCTACAATATTTCTCCCCAAAGACCTGATTTTCATGTGCCTAGTTTAGCTGCGGTAGTTAAGTTGGTCGAGGAAAAGTATCTCAAATCGTACAAAAACCTGGACGCAAACTTCTCCCTCATGAAGCTAATGGAGGACATGTGTGCGGGTGTTGTGGAACTAGGTTTTGACTCTTGTAATAAATCAGCAGAAACGAGTTGA